One genomic window of Leptospira saintgironsiae includes the following:
- a CDS encoding flagellar hook capping FlgD N-terminal domain-containing protein, whose amino-acid sequence MPEASAVSNEATRSRYLEGDRSYDLRKHFDKLEKEEKSGLQGIEVRSTAKALGKDDFLKLLITQLSSQDPTNPVKDQDFIAQMAQFSSLEQMNNISQGIGKMTNRQSFSLVGKIVSGPDFVTGENVVGTAGALFFDGDGKSFVRVNGRTVEIDAITLITDPAILNQQEGQTGAPAPKTAGPTGAGSSLNTPVGTPTTQPSQSMQTQQFQNTLQNQNDSSFEETSSGAPGWSFPGKPNDSNY is encoded by the coding sequence ATGCCTGAAGCAAGCGCAGTTTCTAATGAAGCTACACGTAGCCGTTATCTCGAAGGAGACAGAAGTTACGATTTAAGGAAGCATTTTGATAAATTGGAGAAAGAAGAAAAGAGTGGTCTCCAAGGTATCGAGGTCCGTTCCACTGCGAAAGCATTAGGAAAAGATGATTTTCTAAAGCTGTTGATCACTCAACTTTCTTCTCAAGATCCTACCAATCCTGTTAAAGACCAAGACTTTATCGCACAGATGGCACAATTCTCTTCCTTAGAGCAGATGAATAATATCTCCCAAGGAATTGGTAAAATGACCAATCGCCAAAGTTTCTCTCTTGTAGGTAAGATCGTTTCTGGTCCTGATTTTGTGACTGGAGAGAATGTAGTGGGAACTGCAGGCGCACTATTCTTCGACGGAGACGGTAAGTCTTTCGTAAGAGTAAACGGTAGAACTGTAGAGATCGACGCAATCACTTTGATCACTGATCCCGCAATACTCAATCAACAAGAGGGACAAACTGGAGCACCTGCTCCGAAAACTGCAGGACCTACTGGAGCAGGATCTTCTCTTAATACTCCTGTAGGAACTCCTACAACTCAACCTTCGCAATCAATGCAAACCCAACAATTCCAGAATACATTACAAAATCAGAATGATTCTAGTTTTGAAGAAACAAGTTCCGGAGCTCCAGGCTGGAGTTTTCCCGGAAAACCGAACGATAGCAATTATTAA
- the flgE gene encoding flagellar hook protein FlgE, which yields MMRSLYSGVSGLKNHQVRMDVIGNNISNVNTHGFKTERVTFQDMISQELRGASEPKENIGGVNPQQVGLGSLIAAIDKIMTQGSLQTTGKNTDVAISGEGFFIVKDGDKQFYTRAGAFNLDKNGYYVNPANGLKVQGWNSRLDEKGNKYINSSASIEDIVIPVYSKEPARATSKVDFRSNLNSSVQAVPPDATPEEITAMINDPDPKARRGHVTTIKVFDDQGAEREFKMEFYKVRENTWKARTSLTDSTQLSVDVAATGGQNIQMPGLTELEFGFTPDGKITYVSDGTDVMNTGKLSAKVSFKLPGNPQVQSFDLSLGETGMVDGITQFSSDFTTKAVKQDGYTMGYLESFSIDNSGTVTGVYSNGIKQPLARIATAVFNNPAGLDKAGDTMFAFSNNSGEPLIGEAGIAGRGKINAGLLEMSNVDLSDQFTDMIVTQRGFQANSRTITTTDQMLQEVLGLKR from the coding sequence ATGATGAGATCCCTTTATTCAGGAGTTTCCGGTTTAAAAAACCACCAAGTGCGGATGGACGTAATCGGTAACAATATTTCTAACGTGAACACTCACGGTTTTAAAACGGAGCGTGTTACTTTCCAGGATATGATCTCCCAAGAGTTAAGAGGAGCTTCCGAGCCTAAGGAAAATATCGGAGGGGTCAACCCTCAACAAGTTGGTCTTGGATCATTGATCGCTGCGATCGATAAGATCATGACCCAAGGTTCTTTGCAAACTACTGGTAAGAACACTGACGTCGCGATTTCTGGAGAAGGTTTCTTTATCGTTAAAGACGGAGACAAACAATTCTATACCAGAGCTGGTGCGTTTAACTTAGATAAGAATGGTTATTATGTAAACCCTGCAAACGGGTTGAAGGTGCAAGGTTGGAATTCTCGCCTCGATGAAAAAGGGAATAAGTATATTAACTCCTCTGCATCTATTGAAGACATTGTAATCCCAGTTTATTCTAAAGAACCTGCAAGAGCTACTTCCAAAGTGGATTTCAGATCCAACTTGAATTCTTCCGTGCAAGCTGTTCCGCCTGACGCCACTCCTGAAGAGATCACTGCAATGATCAATGATCCGGATCCTAAGGCAAGAAGAGGACATGTAACTACTATCAAGGTTTTTGATGACCAAGGTGCCGAGAGAGAATTCAAAATGGAATTCTACAAAGTACGTGAGAATACCTGGAAAGCAAGAACGTCATTAACTGATTCTACTCAACTTTCCGTGGATGTTGCTGCTACTGGTGGACAAAACATTCAAATGCCTGGATTAACCGAGCTTGAGTTCGGATTTACTCCTGATGGAAAGATCACATATGTTTCCGATGGAACAGATGTGATGAACACTGGAAAACTAAGCGCAAAAGTTTCTTTCAAACTTCCTGGTAACCCGCAAGTTCAAAGTTTTGATCTTTCTTTAGGTGAGACTGGAATGGTAGACGGTATCACTCAATTCTCTTCTGACTTTACTACTAAAGCGGTAAAACAAGACGGATACACTATGGGATATCTGGAGTCTTTCTCCATTGATAATTCCGGAACTGTTACCGGTGTTTATTCCAACGGAATTAAACAACCTTTAGCAAGAATTGCAACTGCAGTTTTTAATAACCCGGCTGGTTTGGATAAGGCAGGGGATACAATGTTCGCATTCTCCAATAACTCAGGTGAACCTTTGATCGGAGAAGCTGGTATTGCAGGTAGAGGAAAGATCAACGCAGGTCTATTAGAAATGTCAAATGTGGATCTTTCCGATCAGTTTACTGATATGATCGTTACTCAAAGAGGTTTCCAAGCAAACTCCAGAACGATCACTACCACAGACCAAATGTTACAGGAAGTCCTGGGTCTGAAACGTTAA